Below is a genomic region from Miscanthus floridulus cultivar M001 chromosome 1, ASM1932011v1, whole genome shotgun sequence.
TAACTCAAGTGCTATCGAGCAAATGGTGCTGAGCGATATTAGAGAAATGATGCAGTCAATGGGCAAGGATATTGGAAAATTTGATCTTCCCAAGCTCAATGATGCAGGTAATTTTCATGCAAATGAAATTCTACTTTTAATAATTGGTTTTTTTCATAGCCTAATTAAAAATGTTGCATCAATGAAAACTGACGTTTTATTATTTTCTATCAAAAACAGTTGATTTTTCCAATGACATTATGAGAGAGGTCAGAGAGGAGCTTTCCATACATGTAGACCAAGAAGATTTAGATTTATATAAATCTCTTAACATGGAACAATGAGCAGGATTTGATGAAATCATACATCATGTGTTGAATAACAAGAGCCGAGTGTTCTTCGTTGATGGTCCAGGAGGAACAGGAAAAACATTCCTATACAAGGCAATTCTCGCGAGAGTGCGCTCAGAGGGATTAATAGGAATTGCTACTGCAACTTCTGGCATAGCAGCATCAATATTGCCTGGAGGGCGGACAGCACACTCCAGATTGAAAGTCCCAATTACATTGAAGGAGAATAGCACGTGCACCTTTTCAAAGCAGGACGGCCCCGCAGAGTTGCTCCGTAGGGCGTCCTTGATTATATGGGATGAAGCTGCTATGACAAGGCGTCAAGCGGTTGAGTGTCTTGATAGGTCTCTGCAAGATCTTATGAACTATTCTGTGCCATTTGGGGGTAAGATCATGGTGTTTGGAGGAGATTTTAGACAGGTGCTTCCAATGGTTCCACGTGGAAATAGAGCACAAGTAACTGATGCGTCATTGCAAAGATCTTATTTGTGGAACAGTATAAGGAAGATAAGATTGACACGTAACATGAAGGCTCAAACTGACCCCTGGTTTTCAAGTTACCTACTTAGAATTGGTAATGGAACTAAAGAAACCATTGGAGAGGATTATGTTCGCCTACCGAAAGATATTGTGATTCCATATACTGGTGATAGTGACGATTCCATAAGCAGGCTCATTCAGCATGTTTTCCCATCACTTGAGGAAAATGCCAGATCAGCCAAATatatgagcatacatgccatcCTTTCAACTAAAAATGAGCATGTTGATCAACTAAACTCAAAGATGATTGCCATGTTTCCAGGTGAGGAGAAGGTTTATCATAGCTTTGACTCTGTTGATGATGATTCAATAAACAACTACCCAATTGAGTTTCTGAACTCCATTACTCCAAATGGTCTCCCTCCCCATGTGCTCATATTAAAAACCAACTGTCCTATTATCCTACTACGCAATCTTGATCCTAACAATGGCTTGTGCAATGGAACAAGACTAATGGTTAGAGGATTGCAAGACAATGCAATTGATGCAGAAATCACTAGTGGGAAACATCAAGGAAAGAGGGTGTTCATAACTAGGATCCCTATGTCTCCATCCGATGATATTTCACTCCCTTTCAAGCTCAAGAGGAAACAATTCCCAATTAGGTTGAGTTTTGCAATGACCATCAACAAAGCGCAAGGGCAAACCATCCCAAATGTTGGGATCTATCTTCCAGAACCTGTGTTCTCACATGGACAACTATATGTTGCATTGTCGAGGGGTGTGTCAAGATCAACGACAAGAGTTTTGGTTAAACCAAAACAGGAATTAGATTCCACAAGGAACTTCACCAATAATATAGTTTTAACCAAGAATATTGTTTATAAAGAAGTCCTCAACTGTTGATTAACGGTGGGTATACTCAAACGATTTTATTTTTGTGAATcacattttatttcattttatgggCATTAATATAAGTTCATTAGTGGTGTGTTAATATAAGTTCATTTTCGAATAATAATTGATGTTCTAATATCTGCATCCATAGGAATAGGTTCCCATCCAGATTTGGagcattggaggcttggagcGGATGCAGCCTTCTATATCTCACCATCTTTCTTCGAATATGCATGTGGTTGCCATGGGTTTCCCTGTGTCCAATGACCGGTGTTCTGAAATGCTGCGGACGTGAGTTGCATGTATTATGTTTAGGGTTCCAAACGATACATGGTTCATTGTCTTATAGCTTAACTTTTAGCATTTGGATATATTCAGTTATATCTAATGAATTACCATAAGAAATCGTGTCATTATTAGAAGAACTGGTTGTGCTAGACACGGTGCAACTACCGTTATATTTCTCATGCAGTTTTTTCTCCTTGATGGATATGTATAAAAATTTGAGTTATGAATTGTGAAAAAAATCATATTAGTATATCCCTTGCACAAACAACGTTTGGGCTAATAAGGCACATTGGCCAACGTGTTATACCTCCAATCGGCTTAGTTACTGTGTACATCAAAGGTAcacgcgctcgccgccgcccaGCATCCAATCGATCCGTTGGGCATTGGTCCATCGCTAGCAGTACGCATGCAAGCTACCTCGTGCGGGCCGCCAAATGAGCCCGCAGACCAAGGGGTGGGATGTGGGCTGCCGCATATGCCCACACCGCTGCGCCAGAACAACCACCGCGATGAACGCCGCCCGCCCCCAACGCACCTGCCGCATATGCCCACACCGCAGCGCACCAGAACTGCCACCGCGATCTACGCCGCCCGCCCCCAACGCACCTTATAATCATGCAAACCCTGAATATTATTTAATAATCATCGGAGGTGCACCTGGCCGGATAACTATTAACGCACAAAGCGGATCTATACGCTGGagtgtatatgtatatatgtgcaCATTACAGTTTTTAGGACGTATGCATTCATACTTGGAGTGTATAATGCCCGTGCCAGTACTCCTTGTCAGCGGAACCAGCGACAAACCCCAACCAAGAGGACTTACCTGGCAGCCGGCGTACTTCGTCAACAACGTCGTCGTCAACGGCAAGGCGTGGCCGTACCTCCACGTGTGACGCCGCTGCTACGGCTTCTGCATCCTCATCGCCAGCAACACACGCATCTACCACCTGTCGCTCAGCACAGTCCCCGAGCGACCCCGGCGACAAGGCTTTGTCCACTGCCGTGATGAAGGACGTGATCGAGGTCGGCAACACCATAGAGACGGACACCTCGACCGTGCCGGCGATTTGTACAGGTTATTAGTATTTCCCTATGATCTTCGCCTTATCATTTCCTGCAGCCTGAATGCCCGATTAGATTGCCATTTGCAACCTGAATGCACGATTCAGGTGAATTCCTCTAAATCTTTGTACTTGCCAATTTAAACTATGTTTGGTTCCTACCTTTATTAAATTTAATCTATGTTTAATTATGCTAATCTTTTAAATTTAAGTACATTATTTAATATATTGCTTTGATCATATTAAGATAATGTCGAAATAGTAGATGGTGAGGCAACAATGGAAGCCTCTAGCCAAGAAAGGCAGAACAAAGAGAATGCCGAAATAATAGTTCTGCCATCCTCGCCCAAAGCTGAAAAGTTTCTGACACCAGATAACTCAGGTGAATTACTCTAAATACTTTTACTTGTAATAAATTTATAAGCTATGTTCGATTACTACTTTTAGTAAATTTATTTAAGCTATGTATGATTAATCATCATTGCAACCTCATAGATTTGGCTCCCAAATTATTATTAATTATTATTAAATAATACTTTGCTCATTTGTAGAGATTAAAAAGTATATAGAGAGTGAGTCAAGAATTGTAGCCTCTAGCCAAGAAATGTTGGACAACAACAACACTGAAATAATAGTTCGGCCATCCTCACCCGAAGGACAGAAATATCCAAGCCTTTAATAATAATTTCACCCATTTCCTCGTTTATGATGAACCTCACTGATCAGTCCGTACAACTCACAGATTGGCTACACAGAAATGATGCATATATTCCCATGTGTATTGTCAAACGTACGGTCCGTATTGATGCATTTCCTACTTCTGGTGAGCCAAATTAGCACAACATCATCATGCTACTTTTCAATATGAAATAAGGCATTTATTTAGATGCTAATGTACTAAAGTGGAGCTATATTGATGTAGATGTCGATCAAGAAAGATGCGAAGACAAGAAGCGGAAGCGTGCTCATGAGGATGACGTACACAACGAACTCTTAAGCAACACAAATCTCCTCTCATATTTTGTCCGAGTGGGCCATTGCGTACAAAATGTACAAATATGGAATCTCAAACTGATATTATATATTACATCTGCAGATCATTATTAGGGAGGAAGCGAGAGAAGTACAGGTCAACGACGATGCCGTACAAACGCCAGTACTACAAAAGGCACAACATATGATGCGTGCTGACAATGATGTGATGGCGTTGCCTTGGTATAATAAGCCAAAGAAATCAAACAATGCACAAATCATGACTCAAGGTGAGCCATCATTAATTGAAACTTACTTCTTTAATTTAAATAATTAATTACTTATtactaataataatataaaatgaTACCTCTACAGATTATGTGTCTACGAAACAAGATGATGAGGTCATTGAATACATGAAAGGAAAAAGTATAGATCATAAACTCGTCAGAATCAATGATGCTTGGGGATGCAGAGATGACCTAGATTGCCTTTTTAAGTAGAATGACCAAGTCAATGGCGcggtaagcatgtttaacataGGTTCTGCATTACATAGTGTCCATACAAACTATATGCCAATCTTTTAATGACAAATTAAAAACTTGTAGGTCATAAGTTTGTATATCGAATTGATGCGGCATGAAGAACACCTACTTCATAGAGATGGTGGAGATGTATATTTGGAAAATTCAATGGTTTCTCAAATGCTACGAATTGACGGGAAGAAAGATGAGAGGGATTTGAGCTATAATAGAGATGAAGTGGTTGAAACAAGGGCACACAATTATTTAAATGCTGATATGGTAAGCTTTACCATAATACTTGACATATGCTAATTTTTTACCCTTTCAAATCTAGAGAAATAATTTAGATAACTCTCTAATACTGCAGGTGTTCCTTCCAATCAATATTGAAAAGTTTCACTGGTACCTGGGTGTTGTGAACGCTTCTTTAGGCCAGATACATGTTTTAGACTCTATTGGAGATAATATGACAAACTTTGAAGATCTTTGGTATACGGTACGTCTAAATAATTGGTATACATATTTATTTATTCAAAATTTTTTAGTACCTGTTCTGTTTCTTAATTAGCCTTGGTGTTTTGATCATACCAGCTCTTAGGAATGGAAAGACTAATAAAATATGCAACGGGGCTTACAAAACTGGACCAAAGTAAATGGAAACACAGTACCAATATGACATCTTGGCCAATGAAACATAAGACCAAGGTCCCAATGCAAACAGATGGGTAAAATATCTTTATGTTTTGTGTATATGTCATTGCCTAACCATTATCTGTATGCCTCATATTTGATTGTTTGGAATATTGCCTAGCTATAGTTGTGGTTTATGGCTTCTTAATTATATGGAGTATTGGACCGGAAGTACTTTATCTGACCATGTAACCCAGGTACTTACTTAAGAATCTACTTCTAATACATatcaattattttttaatttgTTAGCATATAAGCAATTACTGTTGTGATTCCATATACTGGTGATAGTGACGATTCCATAAGCAGGCTCATTCAGCATGTTTTCCCATCACTTGAGGAAAATGCCAGATCAGCCAAATatatgagcatacatgccatcCTTTCAACTAAAAATGAGCATGTTGATCAACTAAACTCAAAGATGATTGCCATGTTTCCAGGTGAGGAGAAGGTTTATCATAGCTTTGACTCTGTTGATGATGATTCAATAAACAACTACCCAATTGAGTTTCTGAACTCCATTACTCCAAATGGTCTCCCTCCCCATGTGCTCATATTAAAAACCAACTGTCCTATTATCCTACTACGCAATCTTGATCCTAACAATGGCTTGTGCAATGGAACAAGACTAATGGTTAGAGGATTGCAAGACAATGCAATTGATGCAGAAATCACTGGTGGGAAACATCAAGGAAAGAGGGTGTTCATAACTAGGATCCCTATGTCTCCATCCGATGATATTTCACTCCCTTTCAAGCTCAAGAGGAAACAATTCCCAATTAGGTTGAGTTTTGCAATGACCATCAACAAAGCGCAAGGGCAAACCATCCCAAATGTTGGGATCTATCTTCCAGAACCTGTGTTCTCACATGGACAACTATATGTTGCATTGTCGAGGGGTGTGTCAAGATCAACGACAAGAGTTTTGGTTAAATCAAAAACAGGAATTAGATTCCACAAGGAACTTCACCAATAATATAGTTTTAACCAAGAATATTGTTTATAAAGAAGTCCTCAACTGTTGATTAACGGTGGGTATACTCAAACGATTTTATTTTTGTGAATcacattttatttcattttatgggCATTAATATAAGTTCATTAGTGGTGTGTTAATATAAGTTCATTTTCGAATAATAATTGATGTTCTAATATCTGCATCCATAGGAATAGGTTCCCATCCAGATTTGGagcattggaggcttggagcGGATGCAGCCTTCTATATCTCACCATCTTTCTTCGAATATGCATGTGGTTGCCATGGGTTTCCCTGTGTCCAATGACCGGTGTTCTGAAATGCTGCGGACGTGAGTTGCATGTATTATGTTTAGGGTTCCAAACGATACATGGTTCATTGTCTTATAGCTTAACTTTTAGCATTTGGATATATTCAGTTATATCTAATGAATTACCATAAGAAATCGTGTCGTTATTAGAAGAACTGGTTGTGCTAGACACGGTGCAACTACCGTTATATTTCTCATGCAGTTTTTTCTCCTTGATGGATATGTATAAAAATTTGAGTTATGAATTGTGAAAAAAATCATATTAGTATATCCCTTGCACAAACAACGTTTGGGCTAATAAGGCACATTGGCCAACGTGTTATACCTCCAATCGGCTTAGTTACTGTGTACATCAAAGGTAcacgcgctcgccgccgcccaGCATCCAATCGATCCGTTGGGCATTGGTCCATCGCTAGCAGTACGCATGCAAGCTACCTCGTGCGGGCCGCCAAATGAGCCCGCAGACCAAGGGGCGGGATGTGGGCTGCCGCATATGCCCACACCGCTGCGCCAGAACAACCGCCGCGATGAACGCCGCCCGCCCCCAACGCACCTGCCGCATATGCCCACACCGCAGCGCACCAGAACTGCCACCGCGATCTACGCCGCCCGCCCCCAACGCACCTTATAATCATGCAAACCCTGAATATTATTTAATAATCATCGGAGGTGCACCTGGCCGGATAACTATTAACGCACAAAGCGGATCTATACGCTGGagtgtatatgtatatatgtgcaCATTACAGTTTTTAGGACGTATGCATTCATACTTGGAGTGTATAATGCCCGTGCCAGTACTCCTCGTCAGCGGAACCAGCGACAAACCCCAACCAAGAGGACTTACCTGGCAGCCGGCGTACTTCGTCAACAACGTCGTCGTCAACGGCAAGGCGTGGCCGTACCTCCACGTGCGACGCCGCTGCTACGGCTTCTGCATCCTCATCGCCAGCAACACACGCATCTACCACCTGTCGCTCAGCACAGTCCCCGAGCGACCCCGGCGAcaaggctttgtccaccgccgtgaTGAAGG
It encodes:
- the LOC136453851 gene encoding uncharacterized protein, with translation MEESENLEDVINKPSSTMTTLTEYFKMNRADSYARTLLYREFPEHYRWIPKRKVWQRRKTRLGQIGRIVYAHPAEGERYFLRVLLNHVRGATSYEDLRIVNGITYSTFRESCEKRGLVETDKSLDDALSDGATFQMPVALRRLFATILVFCEATNVRELWEKHKDSLSEDYKRDNPNSSAIEQMVLSDIREMMQSMGKDIGKFDLPKLNDAGFDEIIHHVLNNKSRVFFVDGPGGTGKTFLYKAILARVRSEGLIGIATATSGIAASILPGGRTAHSRLKVPITLKENSTCTFSKQDGPAELLRRASLIIWDEAAMTRRQAVECLDRSLQDLMNYSVPFGGKIMVFGGDFRQVLPMVPRGNRAQVTDASLQRSYLWNSIRKIRLTRNMKAQTDPWFSSYLLRIGNGTKETIGEDYVRLPKDIVIPYTGDSDDSISRLIQHVFPSLEENARSAKYMSIHAILSTKNEHVDQLNSKMIAMFPGEEKVYHSFDSVDDDSINNYPIEFLNSITPNGLPPHVLILKTNCPIILLRNLDPNNGLCNGTRLMVRGLQDNAIDAEITSGKHQGKRVFITRIPMSPSDDISLPFKLKRKQFPIRLSFAMTINKAQGQTIPNVGIYLPEPVFSHGQLYVALSRGVSRSTTRVLVKPKQELDSTRNFTNNIVLTKNIVYKEVLNC